The Flavobacterium sp. 102 genomic interval CAAACGGCTGTTAGAGGTAGTTTTTTTGCTTCGAAAAAATTACATCCTTTAAAAAACTTTCAATTTTTTTTCCTGATCAACAATCTAACCAGCCTAATTAACACGTAGCAAAATAACAGCATAAACAGCATCGAACCTGTTGAAAGTATTTTATCATTATTGTACACCATATGACCAACCCAACTGTATTTTCCATTTGCTGGTTTTCTTAGAGAAAGCTCATATGAATTTGAAAATAAAAACCAAAAAAAAGCAATCATTATGATTGTAAAAATCATGTAGAGTATAATTTTTTTGCGATTGTATTTAAGTTCTATTTTATCCATACGTTGTGAAAATTACCGCTAACTAACCAATAAGTATGATAAAAAATCACAGTCATAAAACCTGATTGTCGGTATCTCTTTCAAATCTACCCATTTTCCCACAATAAACAATTCCATCCAAAAAAATATTGCTGACAAAAAACTGTGGCAAAATTTCTCCAAATTAAAAAATGCCACAAAAAGTGTGGCAAAATTTTTGTTGTGACCAATTTGACACAAAATAAAAGTGATGGAAAAAAGGGAAACCATTAGTATACTGTTAGGTGCAAGCCAATTGGAAATGGCAACTTTGCTCAAAATTACCCGCAGTCAGTGGTCCATGTATGAATTGGGAAAAAGGAGTTTGCCTTTAGCTGCTGCCCAACAACTCAGCGAAATATTAGCACAGGTACAACCGCAAAAAAGGGCCAAAAAACAAGTGCCTACCGCAGAACAACAAGCACAAAAGAAACAAACATTGGAAGCTTTGCTTCGCGAAAACGAATACCAACAACTGGTGGTGGAAAGAAAAATAGCCGGTATACAAAAGAAACAAGTCGCTGCGGTTGCTGCTTTGCAATTACTAGGCTATCTTGCAGACACGGATAAAAAAACAACGCCTCCTCACCTATTGCAAAGTATGGAAACCAAAGCCAAAAGAAAAGCGGCTGAAAACAGCGATGCAGTTTTGATTACGCATCAAATAAAACAAGAACTGCTAAAATATGAAGCGGAATTGCTAAAGAATGCCATAACTAGCTTGGTTTCGGAAAGTGTTGTTGTGAAAAAATAAAAAAAACAGATTACACAAATTAGCACACCCGAGCAAAGCGAATAGACGAAGTAAATTAATCTGTGGAAATTTGTGTAATCTGTATTGTCTGTGGCCTATTAATTTGCGTGTTCTCTATGCGAAAGAAGTTTAATACTTCTCGCTTTTAGCGTCTTCCTCTTTCTTAACTACCTTGCGCGCCACTTCAATCTTAAACTTCTTCCCTTTCATTTTTTCATCACGAATATTGGAAAGCAAATCTTTAACTTTATTGAACCTCACTGCGGCAAATGAGATAAAGTCTTTCACTTCTATCAAACCTAAATCACCTTTTTCCAATTTCCCTTTTTGGGAAAAGAAACCCACGATGTCAATTTTGTTCAGTTTGTTTTTCTTGCCACCGCTGATGTAAATTGTTTGGAATTCTGGTGGTTTTGGTAAAGTGGTAGCATTGTCGACTCTTAAAATCGGCATTCCATAATCGATATAATCCAACTTTTTTTCGCTTTCATGAATGATTAAATAAGCCGTTCCGGTAGCCAACATACGCGCGGTTCTACCGTTTCTATGGGTAAATTCGTCTTCTTTGGAAGGTAAATGATAATGAATAACGTGTTTCATTTCGGGGATATCTAAACCTCGCGCGGCCAAATCTGTGGTAACTAAATAAGACACACTACCATTTCTGAATTGAATCAATGCGCGTTCTCTTTCATCTTGATCCATTCCGCCGTGATAATAGGTGGCGTAAATTCCTTTTTCGTTTAAAGCATCGCTGATGCGTTCGGCCGCATCACGATGATTACAGAAAATCAAAGCCGACTGCGATTTTAAAGAACAAATCAAATTGAACAAACTGCCAATCTTGTCTTTCTCTTTCGAAACCACCATTTTCATCGAAAGATTAACTTTCTCTTCTTCAGATGGAATAAAATCTAAAACGGTTGGGTGAACTACTTTCGTATACTTAGGAATTTCAATACCAGAAGTGGCTGAAACCAATACGCGTTTGTTCAATTTTGATAACCGACTGATAATAAAAGACATTTGCTCATGAAAACCCAATTGCAATGATTTGTCAAACTCGTCTAAAACCAAAGTCTGAATTCGATCCACTTTAAAAGTGCCTCTGTCAATATGATCGGCAATTCGTCCCGGAGTTCCAATTAAAACCGCGGGTGGATTCGATAAATTTTTGATTTCGGTTTCGATGGAATGACCGCCGTAACACACATTGACTTTATAAGCCGTGCCCATCTTTTTCCAAACTTGCTCAATCTGCAATCCTAATTCACGTGAAGGCACTAAAATCAAGCATTGCACGCCTGCGACTTGCTCGTCTAACAATTCGAAAATTGGCAATAAAAAAGCGAGTGTTTTACCGGAACCTGTTGGCGAAAGCAATAAAACATCGCGGTCGCTTACAATGGTTTCTTGGGCAGCAAGTTGCATTTCATTTAAGCTGTCAATGCCTAAATTCAAAAGTATATTATTGGAATGATGGTGATTTGTCATTCGGCAAAGGTAACAATAAGTGGTCAGTGTTCAGTATTTAGTGATCAGTTAAAAGTACTGACTGATTACTGAATACTATTTCAAAACTTCTTTTATTCAAATAATGTTAAGAACTCAAGGTTTTTAGCAATCAGCAAAAAACTGACCACTGACCACTGAATACTAAACACTACTTCAATAGCTTCTCTTCCTCAAACAACAACTTAATATTCTCATACGAATTCTTCAGTGCTTCTTTGATCTGCTCCGGATTGAGCCAAGCGACTTTTTCGATGCCTTCATTAGCCTGTGGTTTTGGCGTTCCTTCGAAGTTGGTGCGCATTTCGAACCAATGCGTAATTTTTAGTTTGTATTTACCATTACGTTTGAAAACGTGATACGTTTTTTGGAGTTTGTGGCTAATTTTTAAATTAGTGACTCCGGTTTCTTCTTCGACTTCGCGGGTTGCAGTATCTTCAATTTCTTCGCCTTTTTCGATTCCACCCTTGGGCAAATCCCATTTTCCGTTTCTAAAAATGAACAAAACGTCTCCGGCTTTGTTGTAAACCAATCCGCCACCGGCTTTACAAACCGGAATTTTTTCTTTCACTTTTTTGAGTATCGCCTTTTCATCAGGATAATACAAATAAGCTTTCTGAATTTTGTTCTGGAACATTTTGATGATGACTTGCTCAATATCAACACTTTCCAATAAGAACAATTGAAAATCGGTTTCTTTGGCGACTTCGTTGGTTAAAAAAAGTGGTTTATCGTTGACAAAAACTTTATACATTTGTATTATGATTTTTAATAAAGACACAGCCGAAAAAACAGCCGAATTGCTTTTACAAATAAATGCAATTAAATTGAATCCTAAAAATCCTTTTACATGGGCTTCAGGATGGCACTCTCCTATTTACTGCGACAACCGATTAATCCTATCGTTCCCGGCGATAAGAAATTTTGTGCGCGAGGAATTTTCTAAGCATATTGAGAAAGAATTTGGTAAACCCGACGTCATTGCCGGAGTAGCCACCGGAGCCATAGGTATCGGGATGCTCGTAGCCGAATACATGGGATTGCCTTTTGTATACGTTCGCCCGGAACCTAAAAAACACGGTAGACAAAACCAAGTAGAAGGCTTTCTGCAAAGCGGTCAGAACGTAGTTGTTGTGGAAGATTTAATCAGCACAGGAAACAGCAGTTTGTTGGCTGTAGAAGCTTTAAAAGAAGCCGGTGCACACGTAAAAGGTATGGTGGCCATCTTCACTTATGGTTTTGATGTAGCGGTAGAAAATTTCAAAAATGCCAACGTTGAGTTAAATACCTTAGCCGATTACGAACATTTATTACATTTGGCCGTTGCCAAAAATTATATCACTGAAAAAGAATTATCCACTTTACAAGAATGGCGTAAGAATCCGTCGACTTGGAATGTGTAAATTTGATAATAGATAATAGACGTTTAGAAAATAGACTTTTCATTTTTTTCTCTAGGCCTATTATCTCTCATCTTTCAAAATAAAACAAAAAAATATGAATTTAGAGAGCCCAAAAGTTACGGTAGAAAAATCAGCCGAATATTTATTCAACGCTTTATCGGATGTGAAAAACTTCGAGAAACTAATGCCGGAAAACATTGCTAAGTTTGAAGTATTGGGTGACGATATTTTCAATTTTGGTTTAAAAGGCATGCCCGAAATCAAATTGAGATTAAAAGAAGGCGTGCCGCATTCTAAAGTAAATCTTGCCGCAGCCAGCGACAAATTACCATTTACTTTAACGGCCAATCTTGATAGCATTTCGGAAACTTCAACAGGCGTTCAATTGCATTTTGAAGGCGATTTCAATCCCATGATGGCGATGATGATTAAAGGTCCGATTTCAAAGTTTATTGAGACTTTGGCGGAGAATATGCATAAGTTGTAAAAAATTACGAATAACCAAATAATAAAAAAAGCTACTGAAAAGTAGCTTTTTTTTGTGTTCTGTCATTTCGACCAAAGGGAGAAATCACAATTCCTGAGAAAATTATTTAACTGTCGTTAATCTTTTATCCACAACACGTTCCATATAATCTTGTACATTTGATATTAAGAGGAGAATGTCCGGTGGACATTCGGCATTTCTTGTTTGTTATTTAACTGTCGTTAGTCGCTTATCCACGACACGTTCCATGTAGTCCTGAACAAACGCCTTACATCTTAACTCAATCGCATTCATTTCGGCATTGCGCTGTCCAATTAAGTTCTTCGCCATTCCCCTATCGTCTTTATCATAAAAACCAACCGCTTTGGTTCCGTCAAACGTGCAAATATAATTACCGCTCATAAATTGGTACACATTCGCGCCGTATTTTATCACAAACGGTGGAACGGTCTTTTCATTAATCAAACTTCTGCCCCAACTCCTGAAAGGTTTTTGGTAGCCAATCATGTCTAATAAAGTTGGGTAAATATCGATTTGTTGCGCTAAATCATTGTTGACACCAACGTATTTTTTATTCGCCGAATAAAACAAAATCGGAACTGTATTTCGGTTGAATTCCTTTCGGTATTCGTCATAAGCGATGGTATTTCCATGGTCTGCAACCAAAACAAAAATCGTGTTGTTGTACCAAGGTTGTTTTTTCGCTTCGGCAAAGAAACGCTTCAAAGCAAAATCGGTATACCCTATACATTCGTTTATTTTTACTTTTCCTTTCGGGAATTTACCTTCATATTTTTCGGGAACTTTATACGGTTCGTGGGAAGACACCGAGAACATTGTCGCCATAAAAGGCTGTTTCTTCTGCGTTAGTGTCTTATTGAAATACTGGAAAAAAGGTTCGTCCCAAATACCCCAAACACCATCAAAATCGGCGTCATTATTATATTCCGTCTTACCATAATAATGATCGTAACCCAGTATATTTCCGAAACCTAAAAATCCCATAGAACCATTTGGCGCACCGTGAAAAAAGGAAGTGTCGTAACCTTCGCTTTCTAACGTAGAAACCAAAGATTCTATTTTTTGCTTGGGATAAGGAGAAGACGTAAACGCATTTTTAAAAGAAGGAACACCGGCAATGATCGAAGAAACACCGTGAATGGATTTCCAGCCGTTGGCATGTGCATTGGTAAAAATTAAACTGTGTTGCGCCAAAGAATCCACAAATGGTGTATAACCCACATAATCCGGAATTTTAGTGCCTTTGTTGAAAGCACCGCTGTATTCTCGACCAAAACTTTCGAGGATAAAAATCACGATATTCGGTTTGGTTGACGGATTATTTTTGTACTGTTTTATGGGTACTAATAAACTATCTACTTGGGTTTTAGAAACCAAATTGACTTTCTTAAACGTATTGGCATTCCAAGTCCGAATAATCGCAAAAGGCGTATTCAAAACCACATCGGCTTGACCGGCATTTTGTACATAACGATTGGCATCCAATAAGTTAATTGGTCGCGTACTTTTCTTAAAATCGCCTCTGATTCCGCCAATACAAAGTGTTGTAATCAAAAGGAAACTAGCTATAGAAGCACCAAAATATTTGGCCGTTGGTTTTTCGGTGACTTGTTTTATTTTAGTTGTTCTATAGAGTAAAATCCAAATGTAAGCCAAGGCAAAAAACAACAAGAAGACATGCCAATAATTCAATAAGAAGTTAAAGAGTAAAGCCGTTTTGTTGCTCTCATTTTCCAGCGTATCTAACGAAGCTCTTGTACTTCTACTGAAAGTATAACGATAGTAAATAAAGTCAATAAAATTGGCGGAATACATCAATAGATTGGTTACAAAATAAAGATAGAACAATACTTTCTGATACGCTTTTTTGGTATTAATTATCGCCGGAAAAA includes:
- the pyrE gene encoding orotate phosphoribosyltransferase, with amino-acid sequence MIFNKDTAEKTAELLLQINAIKLNPKNPFTWASGWHSPIYCDNRLILSFPAIRNFVREEFSKHIEKEFGKPDVIAGVATGAIGIGMLVAEYMGLPFVYVRPEPKKHGRQNQVEGFLQSGQNVVVVEDLISTGNSSLLAVEALKEAGAHVKGMVAIFTYGFDVAVENFKNANVELNTLADYEHLLHLAVAKNYITEKELSTLQEWRKNPSTWNV
- a CDS encoding helix-turn-helix transcriptional regulator, giving the protein MEKRETISILLGASQLEMATLLKITRSQWSMYELGKRSLPLAAAQQLSEILAQVQPQKRAKKQVPTAEQQAQKKQTLEALLRENEYQQLVVERKIAGIQKKQVAAVAALQLLGYLADTDKKTTPPHLLQSMETKAKRKAAENSDAVLITHQIKQELLKYEAELLKNAITSLVSESVVVKK
- a CDS encoding DEAD/DEAH box helicase, which codes for MTNHHHSNNILLNLGIDSLNEMQLAAQETIVSDRDVLLLSPTGSGKTLAFLLPIFELLDEQVAGVQCLILVPSRELGLQIEQVWKKMGTAYKVNVCYGGHSIETEIKNLSNPPAVLIGTPGRIADHIDRGTFKVDRIQTLVLDEFDKSLQLGFHEQMSFIISRLSKLNKRVLVSATSGIEIPKYTKVVHPTVLDFIPSEEEKVNLSMKMVVSKEKDKIGSLFNLICSLKSQSALIFCNHRDAAERISDALNEKGIYATYYHGGMDQDERERALIQFRNGSVSYLVTTDLAARGLDIPEMKHVIHYHLPSKEDEFTHRNGRTARMLATGTAYLIIHESEKKLDYIDYGMPILRVDNATTLPKPPEFQTIYISGGKKNKLNKIDIVGFFSQKGKLEKGDLGLIEVKDFISFAAVRFNKVKDLLSNIRDEKMKGKKFKIEVARKVVKKEEDAKSEKY
- a CDS encoding LTA synthase family protein produces the protein MKKFPRIAEYKVMAIRLLLAYGFYFIARILFYVYNQSLIEIDGVFELLKLCYHGLAFDTTTILYTNALFIIASVFPAIINTKKAYQKVLFYLYFVTNLLMYSANFIDFIYYRYTFSRSTRASLDTLENESNKTALLFNFLLNYWHVFLLFFALAYIWILLYRTTKIKQVTEKPTAKYFGASIASFLLITTLCIGGIRGDFKKSTRPINLLDANRYVQNAGQADVVLNTPFAIIRTWNANTFKKVNLVSKTQVDSLLVPIKQYKNNPSTKPNIVIFILESFGREYSGAFNKGTKIPDYVGYTPFVDSLAQHSLIFTNAHANGWKSIHGVSSIIAGVPSFKNAFTSSPYPKQKIESLVSTLESEGYDTSFFHGAPNGSMGFLGFGNILGYDHYYGKTEYNNDADFDGVWGIWDEPFFQYFNKTLTQKKQPFMATMFSVSSHEPYKVPEKYEGKFPKGKVKINECIGYTDFALKRFFAEAKKQPWYNNTIFVLVADHGNTIAYDEYRKEFNRNTVPILFYSANKKYVGVNNDLAQQIDIYPTLLDMIGYQKPFRSWGRSLINEKTVPPFVIKYGANVYQFMSGNYICTFDGTKAVGFYDKDDRGMAKNLIGQRNAEMNAIELRCKAFVQDYMERVVDKRLTTVK
- a CDS encoding SRPBCC family protein — encoded protein: MNLESPKVTVEKSAEYLFNALSDVKNFEKLMPENIAKFEVLGDDIFNFGLKGMPEIKLRLKEGVPHSKVNLAAASDKLPFTLTANLDSISETSTGVQLHFEGDFNPMMAMMIKGPISKFIETLAENMHKL
- a CDS encoding NUDIX hydrolase — protein: MYKVFVNDKPLFLTNEVAKETDFQLFLLESVDIEQVIIKMFQNKIQKAYLYYPDEKAILKKVKEKIPVCKAGGGLVYNKAGDVLFIFRNGKWDLPKGGIEKGEEIEDTATREVEEETGVTNLKISHKLQKTYHVFKRNGKYKLKITHWFEMRTNFEGTPKPQANEGIEKVAWLNPEQIKEALKNSYENIKLLFEEEKLLK